A single genomic interval of Streptomyces sp. BA2 harbors:
- a CDS encoding family 2 encapsulin nanocompartment cargo protein terpene cyclase — translation MKAPIPGTRTTDGPTQALPSPRLLARILSGPSGLGTGSLRLAPVTEPDTEPDAEPPSETRSAPEPSSRRIEGLYCPPAVRDDRALADEINHRLVEWAEQEVGLYPGTEHREALVGFDPGRSVVLCHPDAPGIEHLMAAARLLVGENAVDDYFCEAEYGGHADRRGAALAVAQSAIDPAHNTPRYEADWRSGVESHPALRSMRSAMDHFRVLATPAQAHRYRHDIAGLYLGYNAEGDCITQRRTPAVWEYLVQRQFNSFRPCLTITDAVGGYELPAHLFAEPAVQRAVALSSNAATLCNDLYSVRKEQQSERFHYSLPTVIAAEEKCSIEEAFQKAIEVHNDVVHLFEEQAAALSTTDPLVARFMTGLSNWVGGNHEWHAGNVGTRYATSP, via the coding sequence ATGAAGGCGCCCATTCCCGGAACGCGTACGACTGACGGACCCACTCAGGCTCTTCCCTCACCCCGGCTGCTGGCGCGGATACTCTCTGGCCCTTCCGGTCTCGGGACCGGCTCCCTGCGCCTCGCACCGGTCACGGAACCGGACACGGAACCGGACGCGGAACCTCCATCGGAGACCCGCTCGGCGCCTGAGCCGTCCTCTCGACGGATCGAGGGCCTCTACTGCCCGCCGGCCGTACGGGACGACCGCGCGCTCGCCGACGAGATCAACCACCGGCTCGTCGAGTGGGCCGAGCAGGAGGTGGGCCTCTACCCGGGCACCGAGCACCGGGAGGCGCTCGTCGGCTTCGACCCGGGGCGGTCGGTGGTCCTGTGCCACCCGGACGCACCGGGCATCGAGCACCTCATGGCCGCGGCACGCCTGCTGGTCGGCGAGAACGCCGTGGACGACTACTTCTGCGAAGCGGAGTACGGCGGCCACGCGGACCGGCGCGGCGCGGCACTCGCGGTCGCCCAGTCCGCGATAGACCCGGCTCACAACACACCGCGCTACGAAGCCGATTGGCGGTCCGGAGTGGAATCCCACCCGGCCCTGCGCTCGATGCGGTCGGCCATGGACCACTTCCGGGTCCTTGCCACCCCGGCCCAGGCACACCGCTACCGGCACGACATCGCCGGTCTCTACCTCGGCTACAACGCCGAGGGCGACTGCATCACCCAGCGCCGCACACCGGCGGTGTGGGAGTACCTGGTGCAGCGGCAGTTCAACAGCTTCCGTCCGTGTCTGACCATCACCGACGCCGTCGGCGGCTACGAGCTGCCCGCCCACCTCTTCGCCGAGCCCGCCGTACAGCGCGCCGTCGCCCTGTCCTCGAACGCCGCGACCCTCTGCAACGACCTCTACTCGGTGCGCAAGGAGCAGCAGAGCGAACGCTTCCACTACAGCCTGCCGACCGTGATCGCCGCCGAGGAGAAGTGTTCCATCGAGGAGGCCTTCCAGAAGGCGATCGAGGTCCACAACGACGTCGTCCACCTCTTCGAGGAGCAGGCCGCCGCGCTCTCGACCACCGACCCACTCGTCGCCCGCTTCATGACGGGCCTGTCGAACTGGGTCGGCGGCAACCACGAATGGCACGCGGGGAATGTCGGCACGCGGTACGCGACTTCGCCCTGA
- a CDS encoding iron chaperone — MGQPRPCRLVRGGGLRHAARVVAREAQVTVRVGQLVRVAAVVAKIAEMQESDRVMAERIHAVIKESVPELSPKLWYGMPSYAKDGKVVCFFQSAQKFSARYATFGFSDKANLDDGAMWPASYALTELTSEGEARIAALVRNAVS, encoded by the coding sequence CTGGGACAACCGCGGCCGTGCCGCCTCGTACGAGGCGGCGGCCTCCGCCATGCGGCCCGCGTTGTAGCGCGCGAAGCCCAGGTCACTGTGCGCGTCGGCCAGTTGGTGCGGGTCGCCGCCGTCGTCGCGAAGATCGCCGAGATGCAGGAATCGGACCGCGTCATGGCCGAGCGGATCCATGCCGTGATCAAGGAGAGCGTGCCGGAGCTGTCGCCGAAGCTCTGGTACGGGATGCCCTCGTACGCCAAGGACGGCAAGGTCGTCTGCTTCTTCCAGAGCGCGCAGAAGTTCAGCGCGAGGTACGCGACGTTCGGCTTCAGCGACAAGGCGAACCTCGACGACGGCGCCATGTGGCCGGCCTCGTACGCCCTGACGGAGCTGACCTCCGAGGGCGAGGCGCGGATCGCGGCGCTCGTGCGGAACGCGGTGAGCTGA
- a CDS encoding tetratricopeptide repeat protein, with protein MLQLGHREEAAQRAREVLGIPHADPASPPTLTARITLGVAIAHEEPDEAAEHLHQALALAREDGHLHNEAWCLNCLGVALRRMGRYEEALASHRQAFALLDELFEEHWKIHFLNGYAETCRLAGLPEEALRLHRQALELAPVLGYRNEEALAHEGIATVLDATAPATAAEHRAAGRAVLRELDA; from the coding sequence ATGCTCCAGCTGGGACACCGCGAGGAGGCGGCGCAGCGGGCGCGTGAGGTCCTCGGCATCCCCCACGCCGACCCCGCGTCGCCGCCCACGCTGACGGCTCGGATCACCCTCGGCGTGGCCATCGCCCACGAGGAGCCCGACGAGGCGGCGGAGCACCTGCACCAGGCATTGGCGCTGGCCCGCGAGGACGGGCACCTCCACAACGAGGCGTGGTGTCTCAACTGCCTGGGTGTCGCGCTGCGGCGCATGGGGCGCTACGAAGAGGCACTGGCCAGCCACCGGCAGGCGTTCGCGCTGCTCGACGAGCTCTTCGAGGAACACTGGAAGATCCACTTCCTCAACGGCTACGCCGAGACCTGCCGCCTCGCGGGCCTGCCCGAGGAGGCCCTGCGCCTGCACCGCCAGGCTCTCGAACTCGCCCCGGTGCTGGGGTACCGCAACGAGGAAGCGCTGGCCCACGAGGGAATCGCGACCGTCCTCGACGCAACGGCCCCGGCCACGGCCGCCGAACACCGCGCGGCGGGCCGGGCCGTCCTGCGGGAGCTCGACGCGTGA
- a CDS encoding AAA family ATPase: MGNTSTPIPHSGLHLAISGTYSSGKSTTTETLSMATGIPRTHAMTSREILVDLVPGKQVQELSAMELTMLGLRRLEERIHHEAGQGPFISDGSVIHEWIYGEARMRVGINPGANLFLRAVKNIAGLPVKRFYRQYMDAYGAVAKARAKRIYDAYVHLPVEFEMKADGHRPVSETFRKMSDDLLIETLEELEIPYHVVGGSVRERVERIVEIFGLPLVMPLDEAIERAGAKVRRAAEVLEQDARFHEAQRAKSLRRRVSYAVRF; encoded by the coding sequence ATGGGGAACACAAGCACCCCCATACCGCACAGCGGTCTGCACCTGGCGATCTCCGGAACGTACTCCAGCGGCAAGAGCACCACGACCGAGACGCTGTCGATGGCGACGGGCATCCCCCGTACGCACGCGATGACGTCCCGGGAGATCCTCGTGGACCTCGTTCCGGGCAAACAGGTCCAGGAACTCAGCGCGATGGAACTGACGATGCTCGGGCTGCGCCGGCTCGAGGAACGGATCCACCACGAGGCGGGCCAGGGGCCGTTCATCTCGGACGGCTCCGTGATCCATGAGTGGATCTACGGCGAGGCCCGCATGCGGGTCGGCATCAACCCCGGGGCGAACCTGTTCCTGCGGGCGGTGAAGAACATCGCCGGGCTCCCGGTGAAGCGGTTCTACCGCCAGTACATGGATGCCTACGGCGCGGTCGCCAAGGCCCGCGCCAAGCGGATCTACGACGCCTATGTGCACCTGCCGGTCGAGTTCGAGATGAAGGCCGACGGCCACCGGCCGGTCTCCGAGACGTTCCGGAAGATGTCCGACGATCTGCTGATCGAGACCCTGGAGGAGCTGGAGATCCCCTACCACGTGGTGGGCGGCAGCGTCCGCGAACGCGTGGAGCGGATCGTCGAGATCTTCGGCCTGCCCCTGGTGATGCCGCTCGACGAAGCGATCGAACGGGCCGGCGCGAAGGTGCGCAGGGCCGCCGAGGTCCTGGAACAGGACGCCCGCTTCCACGAGGCCCAGCGGGCGAAGTCCCTGCGGCGGCGCGTCTCGTACGCGGTGCGCTTCTGA
- the fabG gene encoding 3-oxoacyl-ACP reductase FabG, translating to MGRSVMVTGGNRGIGLAVATALAADGDRVAVTHRDTAPPDGLLGVRAEMTDSGSIDAAFKEVEAAHGPVEVLVVNAGITRDALMLRMDEQDFTDVVDVNLHGAFRAVRRAVRGMVRARWGRIVLISSMTFAYGAPGQVNYAAAKAGMLGMARSLAWELGPRNITVNVVAPGLIDTAMSRAITDQRREHLLSVTPLGHVGEASDVAAAVRYLAGESGRYVTGAVLPVSGGLGLGV from the coding sequence ATGGGACGTTCGGTCATGGTCACCGGCGGCAACCGCGGCATCGGGCTCGCCGTGGCGACCGCCCTGGCGGCAGACGGCGACCGCGTCGCCGTCACCCACCGGGACACCGCACCGCCCGACGGACTGCTCGGCGTCCGCGCCGAGATGACGGACTCCGGAAGCATCGATGCCGCTTTCAAGGAGGTCGAGGCCGCACACGGGCCGGTCGAAGTGCTCGTCGTCAACGCGGGCATCACGCGCGACGCCCTGATGCTGCGCATGGACGAGCAGGACTTCACGGACGTGGTCGACGTCAACCTGCACGGCGCCTTCCGTGCCGTGCGACGTGCCGTGCGCGGCATGGTGCGGGCGCGCTGGGGGCGGATCGTCCTGATCTCCTCCATGACCTTCGCGTACGGAGCACCGGGTCAGGTCAACTACGCGGCCGCCAAGGCCGGAATGCTCGGCATGGCCCGCTCCCTCGCCTGGGAACTCGGCCCCCGGAACATCACGGTCAACGTCGTCGCACCAGGCCTGATCGACACGGCCATGAGCCGCGCGATCACTGATCAGCGACGCGAACACCTGCTGTCCGTCACTCCGCTCGGGCACGTCGGCGAAGCGTCTGATGTCGCCGCCGCCGTGCGCTATCTCGCCGGCGAATCGGGCCGCTACGTCACCGGAGCGGTTCTGCCGGTCAGCGGAGGCCTGGGCCTGGGCGTCTGA
- a CDS encoding AvrD family protein → MSNKELLYGSLDSCLGPGSSRFFGSGYKRVTQGLKNITTDGSAEPGALVTARGTLTYPRDWSRKTGAGELRPHLSSIDALVLAANLAETHLARAFGLGAAERRRIWVRRADVRAGSTPHEDLADFPVHGRLVAVDGPTGEDPMLASTFDCRVGRLKVRCTLVHEQGDRAGTPVTYSDEKQALGPARARHYGAGYKQRDQYAEQVRVDLDRQEIRGLQRVVATDGDAHTNGDAHTYGAEAAYGPSVSLVDALVGVAQLAQVLLYAQDGLSRGNTDTLWMRRFVIGAGTPVRPLGHSFTPTVSTAGSRLLSMGEARWRTAELAVDDFAGIDGRCWLAHRLPAAA, encoded by the coding sequence ATGAGCAACAAGGAATTATTATACGGATCTCTGGACAGCTGCCTCGGACCTGGCAGCTCCCGCTTTTTCGGAAGCGGATACAAACGCGTCACTCAAGGCCTCAAAAACATCACCACCGACGGGTCCGCCGAACCGGGTGCGCTCGTCACCGCGCGGGGCACGCTCACCTATCCGCGCGACTGGTCCCGCAAGACGGGCGCCGGTGAGCTGCGACCGCATCTGAGCAGCATCGACGCACTGGTGCTCGCCGCGAACCTGGCGGAGACACACCTCGCCCGGGCCTTCGGGCTCGGCGCCGCCGAGCGGCGCAGGATCTGGGTGCGCCGAGCCGACGTACGGGCCGGCAGCACGCCCCACGAAGACCTCGCGGACTTTCCCGTGCACGGCAGGCTGGTCGCCGTCGATGGTCCGACCGGGGAAGACCCCATGCTGGCCAGCACGTTCGACTGCCGGGTCGGGCGCCTGAAAGTGCGCTGCACGCTCGTGCACGAACAGGGTGACAGGGCGGGGACACCGGTCACGTACTCCGACGAGAAGCAGGCACTGGGGCCGGCGCGAGCCCGCCACTACGGCGCGGGCTACAAGCAGCGCGACCAGTACGCCGAGCAGGTCCGCGTCGACCTCGACCGGCAGGAGATCCGGGGGCTGCAGCGCGTCGTGGCGACGGACGGGGATGCGCACACAAACGGGGATGCGCATACGTACGGAGCGGAAGCGGCTTACGGGCCGTCGGTCTCCCTGGTCGACGCGCTCGTGGGTGTGGCCCAGCTGGCCCAGGTCCTGCTCTACGCACAGGACGGTCTTTCCCGCGGCAACACCGACACGCTCTGGATGAGGCGCTTCGTCATCGGCGCGGGCACACCGGTGCGCCCCCTGGGGCACAGCTTCACCCCGACCGTGAGCACCGCCGGCTCCCGGCTCCTCTCCATGGGCGAAGCCCGCTGGCGCACCGCGGAACTGGCGGTGGACGACTTCGCGGGGATCGACGGCCGTTGCTGGCTGGCGCACCGCCTGCCCGCCGCCGCGTAA
- a CDS encoding MarR family winged helix-turn-helix transcriptional regulator yields the protein MAEATPTPAQPAALDFPLVRRTGYLLNKAGSILMEDAERVLMAQGMRLRYFYVLAALESDLSLSQQDLSRLLHLDPTTMVALIDEMERAGHVERRRNPSDRRRYILRLTEGGREALERAGRAVDAVEQDFLSAVPAEDRDRLRALLGDLLADRWPRVIACE from the coding sequence ATGGCAGAGGCGACGCCCACCCCGGCGCAACCCGCCGCGCTCGACTTCCCCCTCGTCCGCAGGACCGGCTATCTGCTGAACAAGGCGGGATCGATCCTGATGGAGGACGCGGAGCGGGTGCTCATGGCGCAGGGCATGCGCCTGCGCTATTTCTATGTCCTCGCGGCGCTGGAAAGTGATCTGAGCCTGTCTCAGCAGGATCTGAGCAGACTCCTCCATCTCGACCCGACGACCATGGTGGCGCTGATCGACGAGATGGAGCGGGCCGGCCATGTGGAGCGGCGGCGCAATCCGTCGGACCGCAGGCGCTACATCCTGCGCCTCACCGAAGGCGGCCGCGAGGCACTCGAGCGCGCCGGGCGCGCCGTCGACGCCGTGGAGCAGGACTTTCTCTCCGCCGTGCCCGCGGAGGACCGCGACCGGCTGCGGGCGCTGCTCGGCGATCTGCTCGCCGACCGCTGGCCGCGCGTGATCGCCTGCGAGTGA
- a CDS encoding MFS transporter, which produces MMSGRTTTVGGRGWTLAVVCVATFMLLLDLTVVNVALPDIRDAFDASFTSLQWVLDAYALGLAAVLLTAGSLADRLGRKRVFNIGFVVFLAASLACGLANDAVVLSVARGVQGLGGAVLFAVGPALIGQEYQGKDRGKAFGIFGGVVGLSIAFGPLIGGALTDGLSWRWIFLVNIPVGLLAMAVSALRMRESRAESAPAVDWWGLVLFTGALTLLVLALLRGEAEGWGSVPIVGMFVVSVVLLAAFGAVERRRGERAMFQLSLFRNRTFNGVSVVTLLCAAATMSAIFLLVSYVQNVLAYSPWETGLRFLPLTGTLFVAAAISGSLTTRVPQRLLMGTSLALIALGLSLVALTGPDTSWTALLPSMFGIGLGMGLFNPPRASLSIAVVEPSKAGMASGINETFQQVGVAIGIAGFGAAFQGRVADLFAQSEAGRQLGSSAHEFGEAVAAGGGAEAAGRAPSGMGPALEAAARTAFVDGLTDVMFVCAVVAAVGALVGFVFIRTRDLHESARGETVQIGTRTVVNGLDAQGLLGDESAGAPVVAQSVRAGGDG; this is translated from the coding sequence ATGATGTCCGGACGAACGACGACGGTGGGCGGGCGGGGGTGGACCCTGGCCGTGGTGTGTGTGGCCACGTTCATGCTGCTGCTCGACCTGACCGTGGTGAACGTGGCGCTGCCCGACATCAGGGATGCGTTCGACGCGAGTTTCACCTCGCTCCAATGGGTGCTCGACGCGTACGCCCTCGGTCTGGCCGCTGTTCTGCTGACAGCCGGATCGCTGGCCGACCGCCTGGGGCGCAAGCGTGTCTTCAATATCGGCTTCGTCGTGTTCCTGGCGGCTTCGCTCGCCTGCGGCCTCGCGAACGATGCCGTCGTCCTGTCCGTGGCCCGCGGCGTCCAAGGACTCGGGGGAGCGGTCCTGTTCGCCGTAGGGCCCGCGCTGATCGGGCAGGAGTACCAGGGCAAGGACCGGGGCAAGGCCTTCGGCATCTTCGGCGGCGTGGTCGGCCTGTCCATTGCCTTCGGCCCGCTCATCGGGGGCGCGCTCACCGACGGGCTCAGCTGGCGCTGGATCTTCCTGGTGAACATTCCGGTCGGGCTGCTCGCCATGGCCGTGAGCGCGCTGCGGATGCGTGAGTCCCGTGCGGAGTCGGCCCCCGCCGTGGACTGGTGGGGTCTGGTGCTCTTCACCGGCGCGCTGACGCTGCTCGTGCTCGCGCTGCTGCGAGGAGAGGCCGAGGGATGGGGCAGCGTGCCCATCGTCGGCATGTTCGTGGTCTCTGTGGTGCTCCTCGCGGCGTTCGGCGCTGTGGAGAGGCGGCGCGGTGAACGGGCCATGTTCCAGCTGTCGTTGTTCAGGAACAGGACGTTCAACGGAGTGTCGGTGGTGACGCTGCTGTGCGCCGCCGCGACCATGTCCGCGATCTTCCTCCTGGTGTCGTACGTGCAGAACGTCCTTGCGTACTCGCCGTGGGAGACCGGCCTGCGGTTCCTTCCGCTGACCGGGACGCTGTTCGTCGCGGCAGCGATCTCGGGATCGCTGACCACCCGGGTGCCGCAGCGCCTGCTGATGGGAACGTCCCTCGCGCTCATCGCGCTCGGGCTTTCGCTGGTCGCGCTCACCGGGCCGGACACGTCCTGGACGGCGCTGCTGCCGAGCATGTTCGGGATCGGCCTTGGCATGGGTCTCTTCAATCCGCCGCGCGCGTCGCTGTCCATCGCCGTCGTGGAACCGTCCAAGGCGGGCATGGCCTCGGGGATCAACGAGACGTTCCAGCAGGTGGGCGTCGCCATCGGTATCGCGGGCTTCGGCGCGGCGTTCCAGGGCAGGGTGGCCGACCTGTTCGCGCAGTCCGAAGCCGGTCGCCAACTGGGCTCCTCCGCGCATGAGTTCGGCGAGGCCGTCGCGGCGGGCGGCGGCGCGGAGGCCGCCGGGCGCGCGCCCTCGGGGATGGGCCCCGCACTCGAAGCGGCGGCCCGCACCGCCTTCGTGGACGGGCTGACCGATGTGATGTTCGTGTGCGCGGTCGTCGCCGCCGTCGGCGCGCTCGTGGGATTCGTCTTCATCCGCACACGCGACCTGCACGAGAGCGCCCGGGGCGAGACCGTGCAGATCGGCACCCGGACTGTGGTGAACGGCCTGGACGCACAAGGGCTCTTGGGGGACGAGAGCGCCGGAGCGCCGGTCGTGGCCCAGTCGGTGCGAGCCGGGGGAGATGGGTAG